The Daucus carota subsp. sativus chromosome 2, DH1 v3.0, whole genome shotgun sequence genome includes a window with the following:
- the LOC108208457 gene encoding protein MIZU-KUSSEI 1 — protein MQKPQSPSPRYSPAPNVSLQQSPHHKKKPSKSTKIFRQVRSVFRSFPIITPTACKFPVSLNHHHDHNHIHGGTRMTGTLFGYRKSRINLAIQENPRCVPMLILELAILTGKLLQDMGQGLVRIALECEKRSDGGKTQLIDEPIWTLFCNGKKTGYGVKREATDEDLNVMQLLHAMSIGAGVLPSEATDAGDGELTYMRANFERVTGSKDSETYYMMNPDGNSGAELSIFFVRI, from the coding sequence ATGCAAAAACCTCAATCACCTTCACCAAGATACTCCCCTGCACCAAATGTCTCACTCCAACAATCTCCTCATCACAAAAAGAAGCCCTCCAAATCCACCAAGATCTTTCGACAAGTTCGATCCGTTTTTCGCTCATTTCCCATCATAACTCCCACGGCATGTAAGTTCCCCGTGTCCCTCAACCATCACCACGATCACAATCACATCCACGGAGGCACGAGGATGACGGGAACACTTTTTGGGTACCGAAAGTCGAGGATAAACCTCGCCATCCAGGAGAATCCGAGATGCGTTCCCATGCTTATACTAGAACTTGCTATTCTTACTGGAAAACTTCTGCAGGACATGGGGCAGGGGCTGGTGAGGATCGCGTTGGAGTGTGAGAAGCGGAGTGATGGAGGCAAGACTCAGCTCATTGATGAGCCGATATGGACGTTGTTTTGTAATGGAAAGAAAACAGGGTATGGAGTGAAGAGAGAAGCGACGGATGAGGACTTGAATGTGATGCAGTTGTTGCATGCTATGTCGATTGGTGCTGGAGTGCTGCCTAGCGAGGCGACTGATGCAGGGGATGGGGAATTGACGTATATGCGTGCAAACTTTGAACGTGTGACGGGATCGAAAGATTCAGAGACTTATTATATGATGAATCCTGATGGAAATAGTGGAGCGGAGCTTAGTATTTTCTTTGTGAGGATTTGA
- the LOC108206541 gene encoding uncharacterized protein LOC108206541, translating to MVKVAGFRPPQFSEDVNWLPPWLQPCESAEQIQGLSQFKLTSEELPCLNTVTREDANFLITEEGRYKSCHLFLSAEDNSPLTFASSSGNVPKFHLHLSTDDDSENKESQFLEISQAEISEPDHSLKSIIPEDEAKKYKYKGSQYAGSTNLPTNLLEKSCNPSPQCTGNNLDNGAKSEDHVKPVEVDDITAAVELSIAASEALLIHEIIDSGQTTNSLSASAILEVALRVKQARLEGYIEASNIMHEETSDVDYLSDLDDSMMKGAYEDVGLNLCDFHLPSSDLNISQVNDTYSLENCNGDEKMDYEDAHRLGVNSADLVTKLQPNDSTCFGIPPKRNDAIKQPEDSTCFGLPLKGNDALVPFDNVKQKKFSKDLSQGPGTLDMAFDMNVLETPDIISTTNVIEETPGIISTTKKAEFRVEDFNSLQVTLNTSHPAMILEESEMNDFTNKAQEKFRSRWFGGWTHKAEVNSVVAIEHNSERSIPAFVIGETSILSESADIAPDENSFVQKQDKVSNLASQSSIPSNRLHTESIKNKYVDEDIMISSTSSMGDPLCSFVPCSISLENACSGQAQNHIGQAETHNSFPPINKHNGDIPERSSSVDNFICGQKATGRTTDSVVSQLIARRQVTTLKTYSMLLPSNGPYLGNEKCDHSFPLQCKYNKLDSSFPSSMANTIDGTRNLDESAKEASKLVFHDQEDTGALVNLNCGSKFFDVSKSSLLDINGEEDPEHRALRNKDGKVLQINNLRMAEEQNGIVPGRKRVRFAETNSSFPQKKKAQMMDPTISKRSTRRKVGLKSSKTDVEPELKAIKRRPSKISDKSLKRRIFQNLKFLLTGFSSKKEKEIEGLIRTYGGIVLPDVPSPPTSRALRSSRFKCQLLPVILCSRKLQTLKFLYGCAIKACLVTVDWLKDSICAGSVLPTKKYIILPNLWGDKYPRIGRPTLHDKYIFDHVGIMLHGKPNFCNKIAQVIRHGGGLIFKTLHVLVQAIDDDKISTAAIVTENENGLSRHLKHCALERKIPLMPETWIIQSLYAGKLLPVTQNNRRGNLRPFRLLDIPVSPELSQEI from the exons GTTCCAAAATTTCATCTACATCTGTCAACAGATGATGATTCCGAAAACAAAGAAAGTCAATTTCTGGAGATATCTCAAGCTGAAATTTCTGAACCTGATCATTCTCTGAAATCAATTATCCCTGAAGATgaggctaagaaatataagtataaaggGTCTCAGTATGCTGGTTCAACTAATCTTCCCACAAATCTACTGGAAAAATCTTGCAACCCAAGTCCTCAATGTACCGGTAATAACTTGGATAATGGTGCTAAGAGTGAAGATCATGTCAAGCCTGTAGAAGTTGATGATATTACTGCTGCAGTTGAGCTCTCTATTGCAGCATCAGAAGCACTGTTAATACATGAAATAATAGACAGTGGTCAGACTACAAACTCTTTGTCTGCTTCAGCTATACTTGAAGTAGCCCTTCGTGTAAAGCAAGCCAGACTAGAGGGTTATATAGAGGCCTCAAATATAATGCATGAGGAAACTAGTGATGTTGATTATCTATCAGATTTGGATGACTCTATGATGAAAGGTGCATATGAAGATGTTGGGCTAAATCTTTGTGATTTTCATTTGCCAAGTTCTGACTTGAACATATCACAAGTTAATGATACCTATTCTCTTGAAAACTGTAACGGTGATGAAAAAATGGATTATGAAGATGCTCATAGGCTTGGAGTTAATTCTGCTGATTTAGTTACAAAACTCCAGCCTAATGATTCTACATGTTTTGGTATACCACCAAAAAGGAATGATGCAATTAAACAGCCAGAAGATTCTACATGTTTCGGTTTACCACTAAAAGGAAATGATGCATTAGTGCCTTTTGACAATGTCaagcaaaaaaaatttagtaaagACCTTTCACAAGGGCCAGGAACCTTAGACATGGCATTTGATATGAACGTCCTGGAAACACCTGATATCATATCGACAACAAATGTAATAGAGGAAACACCTGGAATCATATCCACAACAAAG AAGGCCGAGTTTCGCGTGGAAGATTTCAACTCATTGCAAGTTACGTTGAACACATCCCATCCGGCTATGATATTAGAAGAAAGTG AAATGAATGATTTCACGAATAAAGCTCAAGAGAAATTCCGAAGCCGCTGGTTTGGTGGTTGGACACATAAG GCTGAAGTAAATTCAGTTGTAGCCATAGAACATAACAGTGAACGGTCCATCCCTGCATTTGTCATTGGTGAAACAAGCATCCTTTCTGAATCTGCTGACATTGCTCCAGATGAGAACTCTTTTGTGCAGAAACAGGATAAGGTGTCCAACCTAGCCTCTCAATCAAGTATACCTTCTAACCGTTTACACACTGAAagtattaaaaacaaatatgttGATGAAGATATCATGATTTCATCAACTTCATCCATGGGGGACCCTCTTTGTTCTTTTGTTCCCTGCAGCATTTCTCTAGAAAATGCATGTTCTGGTCAAGCTCAGAACCACATAGGCCAAGCTGAGACACACAACTCCTTTCCGCCCATTAATAAACACAATGGGGACATACCGGAGAGGTCTTCATCCGTTGACAATTTCATATGTGGACAGAAGGCAACTGGCCGAACAACTGATTCTGTCGTTTCTCAACTCATTGCTCGCAGGCAAGTAACCACACTTAAAACTTACAGCATGCTACTGCCTAGCAATGGTCCATACTTGGGTAATGAAAAATGTGATCATTCATTCCCTTTACAGtgcaaatataataaattagacTCTTCTTTTCCAAGTTCAATGGCAAACACAATTGATGGCACAAGAAACTTAGATGAGTCTGCTAAGGAAGCATCCAAGTTAGTTTTCCATGACCAGGAAGACACTGGCGCACTTGTAAATTTAAACTGTGGATCTAAGTTCTTCGATGTTTCTAAGTCATCTTTATTGGATATTAATGGAGAAGAGGATCCAGAGCATAGAGCACTTCGAAATAAAGATGGCAAGGTGTTGCAGATCAACAACCTGCGAATGGCAGAAGAGCAAAATGGTATAGTTCCAGGAAGAAAGCGTGTCCGCTTTGCTGAAACTAACAGTAGTTTTCCCCAGAAAAAGAAAGCTCAGATGATGGACCCCACAATTTCGAAGCGGTCAACCAGGAGAAAGGTTGGTTTGAAAAGTTCCAAAACAGATGTCGAACCTGAACTGAAAGCTATTAAGAGGCGACCGAGCAAGATTTCTGACAAAAGTTTGAAGAGGcgtatatttcaaaatttaaaattcttgcTGACAGGATTTTCtagtaaaaaagaaaaggaaatagaAGGTCTGATTAGAACATATGGTGGCATAGTTCTTCCTGATGTTCCTTCTCCACCAACTTCTAGAGCACTGAGAAGCTCCAGATTCAAATGTCAGCTGCTTCCTGTTATCCTATGTTCTAGAAAGCTGCAAACTCTAAAGTTCTTGTATGGCTGTGCCATTAAGGCATGCCTGGTTACAGTTGATTGGCTGAAAGATTCAATATGTGCAGGTTCCGTGTTACCAACTAAAAAGTACATAATTCTACCCAATCTTTGGGGTGACAAGTACCCCAGAATAGGAAGGCCAACACTGCAtgacaaatatatttttgatcatGTAGGCATCATGCTTCATGGCAAGCCTAATTTCTGTAACAAAATTGCGCAAGTTATCAGACATGGTGGTGGTCTTATATTCAAAACCCTCCACGTGCTGGTCCAGGCTATCGATGATGATAAGATATCAACAGCGGCTATAGTTACTGAGAATGAAAATGGGCTCTCACGTCACCTAAAACACTGTGCCTTGGAGAGGAAGATACCCTTGATGCCTGAGACCTGGATCATTCAAAGTTTGTATGCAGGAAAACTTCTTCCTGTCACGCAGAACAATAGAAGGGGTAATCTGCGCCCATTTAGGCTACTGGATATTCCAGTTTCCCCGGAATTAAGTCAAGAAATATAA
- the LOC108208067 gene encoding cytosolic sulfotransferase 15: protein MAFTQLIDEDDHQELSQDTKEFLTTLPKNKGWRTRHLYLFQGFWCQAKEIQAILSFQQHFRAQANDIIVASIPKTGTTWLKALTFSVVNRNLLSLGEKHPLLTSNPHDLVPFLEYNLYANNNIPAVSDSTSPRLMATHVPFQALPDSIRMESGNARVVYISRNPFDTFISIWHFMSKLRPEELGPFSFKEAFDTYCKGVIGYGPYWEHMLGYWKESLENPDKVLFLKYEEMKENITVHLKRLAEFLGCPFSAEEEKAGVIEEVAKLCSFENLKELDVNKNGKSIANFENKHLFRTAKVGGWRNHFTPSMVEQLSTLMEQKLAGSGLSFNI, encoded by the coding sequence ATGGCTTTCACACAACTGATCGATGAAGATGATCACCAAGAGCTAAGTCAAGATACAAAAGAGTTCTTAACCACTCTCCCCAAGAACAAAGGCTGGAGAACTAGACATCTCTATCTGTTCCAAGGCTTTTGGTGCCAAGCCAAGGAGATTCAGGCCATTTTATCATTCCAACAACATTTTAGAGCCCAGGCCAATGATATAATCGTTGCTAGCATTCCCAAAACAGGCACAACATGGCTAAAAGCCCTCACTTTCTCCGTCGTAAACCGAAACTTGCTTAGCCTTGGAGAGAAGCATCCTTTGCTTACCTCGAATCCTCATGATCTTGTTCCGTTTCTTGAGTACAATCTTTATGCTAACAACAATATTCCCGCTGTTTCTGATTCTACTTCTCCTCGTCTGATGGCCACTCACGTGCCATTTCAGGCATTACCCGACTCCATCAGGATGGAATCGGGTAATGCCAGGGTTGTGTACATCAGTCGCAACCCTTTTGATACTTTTATCTCTATTTGGCATTTTATGTCCAAACTTAGGCCCGAGGAACTCGGGCCATTTTCCTTCAAAGAGGCCTTTGACACGTACTGCAAAGGTGTAATCGGGTACGGGCCGTATTGGGAGCACATGCTGGGGTACTGGAAGGAGAGCCTGGAGAATCCTGACAAGGTCTTGTTCTTAAAGTACGAAGAGATGAAAGAAAACATAACGGTTCACTTGAAGAGGTTGGCCGAGTTCTTGGGCTGTCCTTTTAGTGCAGAGGAAGAGAAGGCAGGGGTGATCGAGGAGGTAGCTAAGCTCTGTAGTTTCGAAAATCTGAAAGAACTGGATGTGAACAAAAATGGAAAAAGTATTGCCAACTTTGAAAATAAGCACTTGTTTAGGACGGCAAAGGTGGGGGGCTGGAGAAATCATTTTACTCCATCCATGGTTGAGCAGCTTTCGACGTTGATGGAACAGAAGCTAGCGGGTTCTGGCCTGTCATTTAATATTTAA
- the LOC108205941 gene encoding uncharacterized protein LOC108205941, with amino-acid sequence MFKNTFQSGFLSILYSLGSKPLQIWDKEVVDGHIKRIQDDDIQSNVLEIVGSNVQSTYITCPTDPAATLGIKLPFLVVIVKNLKKYFTFEIQVLDDKNVRRRFRASNFQAVTRVKPFICTMPLRMDEGWNQIQLNLADYTRRAYGTNYVETLRVQVHANCRLRRIYFSDRLYSEEELPPEFKLYLPMQKA; translated from the exons ATGTTCAAGAACACGTTCCAGTCGGGATTTTTGTCCATTCTGTACAGTCTTGG AAGCAAGCCTCTGCAGATCTGGGATAAGGAAG TTGTTGATGGTCATATCAAACGGATCCAAGATGACGACATACAATCGAATGTCCTTGAAATAGTTGGATCAAATGTGCAGTCCACATATATTACATGCCCGACAGATCCTGCTGCAACCCTTGGTATAAAGCTACCTTTTCTGGTGGTTATTGTTAAAAATCTGAAGAAGTACTTCACATTTGAGATTCAAGTGCTGGATGATAAGAATGTCAGACGACGTTTCCGAGCTTCTAATTTTCAA GCTGTGACCCGAGTTAAACCATTTATATGTACTATGCCTTTGAGGATGGATGAGGGTTGGAATCAAATTCAGCTGAATCTTGCTGATTATACCAGACGAGCATATGGAACAAATTATGTTGAGACGCTGAGAGTTCAAGTTCATGCAAATTGTCGCCTAAGAAGAATATATTTCTCAGACCGTCTCTATTCAGAGGAGGAACTCCCGCCAGAATTCAAATTGTACCTCCCTATGCAG AAAGCGTGA